A stretch of DNA from Juglans microcarpa x Juglans regia isolate MS1-56 chromosome 5D, Jm3101_v1.0, whole genome shotgun sequence:
CTAAAGGTTCCATTCTATCAGGAGCAGAGGACACTTCTTGTTATGGAGCTTTCATTATTGTTGCGTGCTTTCTTTGTGTTCAAGACTTGCTTTTCAATTCTGATGGTTTCGTGTGACCCCATCTCTCTAAAAGGAAGTGCAGATTCATGTCCATTCCCAAGCAACTTCCTCTTCGGAacagcttcttcttcttatcaGGTTTTCCTTCCCTTCTCTCTCAAGTTCATTTAAACACACTAGAGAATCAAGACTGTTTTGGTTACCAACATATTGTTATGTTCTATTTCATTTGCAGTTTGAAGGTGCTGTCTTAAGTGATGGCAAAGGCCTCAACAACTGGGATGTTTTCACTCATAAGCCTGGTAGCATGTGTCTTGCTGCTCTGATACCCTTTCCAGCTTTCTTCCCATGTCCCTAATCTTTTCCTCTTGTGGTCTGGGTTGTTTGTTGCAGGCAACATAGAGGATGGAAGTAATGGAGATGTTGCTGATGATCATTACCATCGGTACCCGGTAACTAAACTGACACGATGAGAATTAATTAATCTTCATGAGCTTCCTCTTTTACTTTCTGTCTGTTGGCAATTGTTAGTATGAGAAAGGTGATGAAGAATTTGTCTTTAAAACTTGAACTCAACTCAAAAACAAGACCAATCTGAGTAATTCATTGcaaccaatcacaaaatcatGAGTTAGATGTACATATTTGTGATATAGGTGGAAACTGCAGGGTGCTGGTGGCTAATACATCTGAATCCTACCAAATAAATGAAGTAGACTGTTGACTTGTGGATGTGATCAACCTCTCGAAGTACATAGCTAAGATTAGTCAATTGAGAAATTATAAACCACAAGCGTCACTGTCATCTACTTTAAGTCTgatagtgtgtgtatatatatatatatataaattttttcgaTCAGAGGTTCCTTTTTTGTTGCTTCCGGTAGCTATCAGCCTATCAATACTTTATTGACTTAATTGAGCCTATAAGGTCGGTTTTCCCTTGCAATTATTGCGTACTATGAAGTGATGTCAACTCCAAGAAATTAGAGGGTGGGCTAATAGAAAAAGGATGCAATAATTGCACATAATACGATGATATATAAgatctcgtttattttttaaaaatttctcaattcattttatttatttttataatttttttaaatttttatataaaataaaataaataatttaattttttcaaattataaaataaaaataatattaaaaaatatattctaataatattttatttaattttttatttttatcttacttcatctacaaaaacaaactaaGCAAATCTAAAGTAGCATTATTGCAGCCAAGAAAATTCAGCATCTGATTTTGTTTCGATCAGACTACATCAGTTCCTGAATATAGCAAGGAATAAAGCGAACCATTCTCACCACCCAGTGGACTATTTTAGAATTAGGAAAAATATTGCAAGGAATCTTTATAAAGATCGGCacgtttagatttagagatgagttaaaatagttttaaatgaattgaataaaatattattaaaatattattttttaatattattattattttaaaatttaaaaaaattgaattatttattatattttatgtgaaaatttataaaaattataataatgagatgaattttcaatccaaaccagagcttaaaataaaaaatagtcttGTCTTGACATTAGAAGAAGGTTTTACCATATTATAATGGAACTTGCCAAAGATGTGTTATGGCTTTTCGTttattgatatatgaataatcaaAACCCGGCAATTGACACCCTTAGCAATCAAACTTTAGCAGCTTGAACGTTGATTAAAATCTGGGTGTTAAGATCACCATGATTTGATGGTTTAGGGTGCCAATAGTTAAGGATACCGATAGTTTGCTATGATGTGAGTAAACAGGAAGATGTAGATCTCATGGATTATATAGGAGTCAACAGCTATCGTTTCTCTATATCATGGACAAGAATTATTCCAAGTAAGTTTTTCAATCATTCAAAGGGATATCCTTCTAACTTAATTGCAGAGGTTGGTATTTGTATTTCCACCTGTTACTCACTCCATTCTTATCTTTGAACCAGACGGAAGATTTGGAAATGTGAATAGAGCTGGCATCAAGCATTATAACGACTTAATAAACACTCTTCTGCGTAAAGGTCACTTGTGGTGACATTGGAAAACATATGTTTCCTGATTTCCTCTccttgatattttattttccttctcatttttcTGGTTTCAGGCATCCAACCCTTTGTGACATTGACTCACTATGACATCCCTCAGGAACTGGAAGATATATATGGATCTTGGCTGAATCCCAAAGTGCAGTAAGTGGAAATATTTTCCGAATTTATTCCTAAAACAGTTTTAGGCCATATGTGTCTCATGTTAGAGAAAAATACACTTTCCATGTTCAGTTACCAAGTACTTACACTAAGCACCCTAAACTATGTCAGTTGTGCTGGTGTTGTCCCACCTTAGTTGTGGAAGGAGCTGATAGTCAGTTTATAAGTGtgagaaaaaatttcaactctTGAGCTAGTTTTAGGAGTTGAGAGAGACCCAAGACCACCCAATAATGGTATCAGAACCCAAGTTTTCCAACAATCTCGGCCCAATAGTCCGCTGGAGAAACAGGTTGTCACTGCTCCAACTCGGGCCCAATGTGTGAGGAGAAGATTATTGGGGTTGTCCCACATTGGTTGTGGAAAAGGCCGGTGGTCAGTTTATAAGTGTGTGTAAAAATTTCACTCTCTTGAGATAGCTTTGAGATTGAGATAGGCCCAAAACCACCCAATAAGTTGCACCATCTAACTATCAAAGAGTTGCAGTCTTAACCATATCTCTATCTAAATTCGATCATTAAAATCGTATTTGGTCACCTATTTTAACCTGTATGTGATCCATCTTAACGGTCATAATTAGACGAGtgtaattattattatgcaGATAATTATTATTTGGCAATCAACGGATATTAGAGGGGTAACATGTCAGTTTTATTTGTACAGGGAGGATTTCAAATATTATGCAGATATATGTTTCAGATTCTTCGGGGACCGGGTTAAGTATTGGGTCACTTTCAATGAGCCGAATGTCGTGGCGATTCGTGGTTACAGATCAGGGATTTACCCGCCAGCTCGCTGCTCCAAACCATTCGGGAATTGTAGCAGTGGGGATTCAGAGAAAGAGCCTTTCATTGCGGCCCATAATATGATCCTATCCcatgctgctgctgctgataTTTATCGAACCAAATACCAGGTATATAATTCAATGTCATCACATCCTAGAATCTACTGCTTAAGGATGATTTCTGTCACATTTGTAAATATAGAAGATTTCATTAATGAAAGATAAGTGATACATCTACAAAAGAATCTTACTAAAGTAAACTTACAATACCACATCACTTCAGTTTGCAAGtttatttctgtatccaaacggaccTGACTGAACTGTTTCCCACTCTATATCCAGAAAAAGCAAGGAGGTAGCATTGGAATTGTTTTGAATGCTATATGGTACGAACCCATCAGCAACTCCTTAGAAGACAAGGTAGCAGCTGGGAGAGCTCAATCTTTCTACATGAACTGGTAACCAATTCCTATCTATAACTGATATCTACAATCGCCCGTAGAGGCAAGCTCTAACTTAATCTAAGAGTTCAATGCAGGTTCTTAGACCCAATTATACACGGGAAATATCCAATAGAAATGCGTGAAATTCTTCAATCTGATTTGCCTACATTTTCCAAGCACGATTTGGAGAAGCTGAAGAGTGGATTGGACTTCATTGGCATCAATCACTACACCAGTTTCTACGTAAAAGACTGCATATTTTCTCCTTGTGAACCGGGACCAGGAGCTTCTAAAACGGAAGGGTTTTCTTTACGAACTGCTCAAAAGAATGGCATCTTCATTGGAGAGCCGGTATGTAACGTCCATTATCAACACCACCACAACTTTCGTTTTCCCAAATTACTAAGGCTTCTTTCCGACACAGACAGCAGCTGACTGGCTATTTGTCTATCCTCAAGGAATGGAAAAGATAGTGACGTACATAAAAGAGAGATATAACAACACTCCAATGTTTATAACAGAAAATGGTGAGTGCAAAACCAACGTTGAAGCTTCTTCAGTAATTTGCTCCATGTGTTTTGAgaagtttttaacataaatctAGAGGATCTTGTAGGGTTTGGCGAGAATGAGAAGCCCAATTCCACCATGGAAATTTTACTTCATGATGTCAAGAGAGTGGAGTACATGAACGGCTACTTAGAAGCTCTAGCAAAAGCTATGAGGTATTAAAAGACAACTATCGCTGGCACTAGAGGTTTTACTTCCCTTTATGCCTCGAATTGTCTATTTGGGAAAATTACGAGGTGCTTTCTGTTAAGGAATCCCACATTACTAATATTTGGGACTTAATATCTTCACCTATTCAATTGATTTGTATCGGATTTGGTAAATATGATCAGGAAAGGAGCAGATGTAAGGGGGTATTTTGCTTGGTCCTTGCTTGACAACTTTGAGTGGACATCTGGATATACTCTTCGGTTTGGGCTTCACCATGTAGATTATGCAACTCTCAAGAGAACTCCAAGACTATCAGCGACTCGGTACAAAGAGTTCATTGCTAACCATAAGGCACAAAATGCTAGTGCTCGCTCTGTTCTAATCAAGAAAAAGGTGAAAAGATGGGGGCACCTGAATATATAGCAACTAAATTTGCTCAACTTTCAAGTTTAATTTCACCAGAAATAGCACCCTGATTTTCTGTATCTTAAGTTTAGGGCTTGTGGGCAACTGATGTAAATTTGGTTACTGCTATATCTAGATTTTGTCATGAAACCATTGCATGTCAAAGTGCACTAAAATGTTTTTGGGCAAACATATTGTTGGGAAAGCCATACATGTGTGCTTGGACCCAATTATACCACAACAACCACTCAGTTTTGTATTACTATCCAATATGCCACTTACTCATTCAGTTTAGATTTCATCAAAGTTCCTCAAAGGAGATCAAGCACTTACCATTTCCCCTTCGACTTGTATCATCTTTGCCCTGGTCATTTTACCTTGATACTATATTCTGTCGAAGtcttttttagataaaattagaTGTACTTTGGGTAGGCAGTGCATCATTTCATAGTGAGAGTAGAGTTTCTGCTCTTGATACAAGAGAAGTG
This window harbors:
- the LOC121265199 gene encoding beta-glucosidase 47 isoform X2, encoding MELSLLLRAFFVFKTCFSILMVSCDPISLKGSADSCPFPSNFLFGTASSSYQFEGAVLSDGKGLNNWDVFTHKPGNIEDGSNGDVADDHYHRYPEDVDLMDYIGVNSYRFSISWTRIIPSIQPFVTLTHYDIPQELEDIYGSWLNPKVQEDFKYYADICFRFFGDRVKYWVTFNEPNVVAIRGYRSGIYPPARCSKPFGNCSSGDSEKEPFIAAHNMILSHAAAADIYRTKYQKKQGGSIGIVLNAIWYEPISNSLEDKVAAGRAQSFYMNWFLDPIIHGKYPIEMREILQSDLPTFSKHDLEKLKSGLDFIGINHYTSFYVKDCIFSPCEPGPGASKTEGFSLRTAQKNGIFIGEPTAADWLFVYPQGMEKIVTYIKERYNNTPMFITENGFGENEKPNSTMEILLHDVKRVEYMNGYLEALAKAMRKGADVRGYFAWSLLDNFEWTSGYTLRFGLHHVDYATLKRTPRLSATRYKEFIANHKAQNASARSVLIKKKILEKEQM
- the LOC121265199 gene encoding beta-glucosidase 46 isoform X1, which codes for MELSLLLRAFFVFKTCFSILMVSCDPISLKGSADSCPFPSNFLFGTASSSYQFEGAVLSDGKGLNNWDVFTHKPGNIEDGSNGDVADDHYHRYPEDVDLMDYIGVNSYRFSISWTRIIPNGRFGNVNRAGIKHYNDLINTLLRKGIQPFVTLTHYDIPQELEDIYGSWLNPKVQEDFKYYADICFRFFGDRVKYWVTFNEPNVVAIRGYRSGIYPPARCSKPFGNCSSGDSEKEPFIAAHNMILSHAAAADIYRTKYQKKQGGSIGIVLNAIWYEPISNSLEDKVAAGRAQSFYMNWFLDPIIHGKYPIEMREILQSDLPTFSKHDLEKLKSGLDFIGINHYTSFYVKDCIFSPCEPGPGASKTEGFSLRTAQKNGIFIGEPTAADWLFVYPQGMEKIVTYIKERYNNTPMFITENGFGENEKPNSTMEILLHDVKRVEYMNGYLEALAKAMRKGADVRGYFAWSLLDNFEWTSGYTLRFGLHHVDYATLKRTPRLSATRYKEFIANHKAQNASARSVLIKKKILEKEQM